From Physeter macrocephalus isolate SW-GA unplaced genomic scaffold, ASM283717v5 random_5, whole genome shotgun sequence, one genomic window encodes:
- the GIPR gene encoding gastric inhibitory polypeptide receptor → MPSRPPWGLPLLLSLWEPLLRRAEAGSEGQTAGELYQRWERYRRECQATLEAAAPPAGLACNGSFDMYVCWDHTAPNATARASCPWYLPWNRHVAAGFVLRHCGNDGQWGPWRDHSQCENPEKNGVFQDQRLSLERLQVVYTVGYSLSLATLLLALLILSFFRRLRCTRNYIHINLFTSFMLRAAAILTRDRLLPPPGPYPGDQAPIQWNRALAACRTAQILTQYCVGANYTWLLVEGIYLHSLLVLVGGSEEGHFRCYMLLGWGVPALFVIPWVIVRYLYENTQCWERNDIKGIWWIIRTPILLTILINFLIFIRILGILASKLRTQQMRCPDYRLRLARSTLTLVPLLGVHEVVFAPVTEEQARGALRLAKLSFEIFLSSFQGFLVSVLYCFINKEVQSEIRRGWHRCRLRHRLGEEPCPPPERAFRTLPSGSGPGQVAAGRALCSRPLPGPGGEASHVLESYC, encoded by the exons ATGCCGAGCCGTCCACCCTGGGGGCTGCCACTGCTGCTCTCGCTGTGGGAGCCGCTGCTCCGGAGGGCGGAG GCAGGCTCTGAGGGGCAGACGGCGGGAGAGCTGTACCAGCGTTGGGAACGGTACCGCAGGGAGTGCCAGGCGACACTGGAGGCTGCGGCGCCCCCAGCAG GCCTCGCCTGTAACGGGTCCTTTGATATGTACGTCTGCTGGGACCACACTGCACCCAATGCCACTGCCCGTGCGTCCTGCCCCTGGTACCTGCCCTGGAACCGCCACG TGGCTGCAGGCTTTGTCCTCCGCCATTGTGGCAATGATGGCCAATGGGGACCTTGGAGAGACCATTCTCAGTGTGAGAACCCAGAGAAGAATGGGGTTTTTCAG gaccAAAGGCTGAGCTTGGAGCGGCTGCAGGTTGTGTACACCGTGGGCTACTCCCTGTCCCTTGCCACACTGCTGCTCGCCTTGCTCATCTTGAGTTTCTTCAG GCGGCTGCGCTGCACTCGCAACTACATCCACATCAACCTGTTCACGTCTTTCATGCTGCGGGCAGCAGCCATCCTCACCCGAGACCGTCTGCTTCCTCCACCTGGCCCCTACCCGGGGGATCAGGCTCCGATCCAGTGGAACCGG GCCCTAGCTGCCTGTCGCACGGCCCAGATCTTGACCCAGTACTGCGTGGGTGCCAACTACACGTGGCTGCTGGTGGAGGGCATCTACCTGCACAGCCTCCTGGTGCTTGTGGGAGGCTCCGAGGAGGGCCACTTCCGCTGCTACATGCTCCTCGGCTGGG GGGTCCCCGCGCTTTTCGTCATTCCTTGGGTGATCGTCAGGTACCTGTACGAGAACACGCA gtgcTGGGAGCGGAACGATATCAAGGGCATTTGGTGGATTATAAGGACCCCTATCCTGCTAACCATCTTG attaattttctcatctttatccGCATCCTTGGCATCCTCGCGTCAAAGCTGAGGACGCAACAGATGCGCTGCCCGGACTACCGACTGAG GCTGGCTCGCTCCACGCTGACGCTGGTGCCCCTGCTGGGCGTCCACGAGGTGGTGTTTGCTCCCGTGACTGAGGAACAGGCCCGGGGTGCCCTGCGCTTGGCCAAGCTCAGCTTTGAGATCTTCCTCAGTTCTTTCCAG GGCTTTCTGGTCAGCGTCCTCTACTGCTTCATCAACAAGGAG GTGCAGTCGGAGATCCGGCGGGGCTGGCACCGCTGCCGCCTGCGCCACAGACTCGGCGAAGAGCCGTGCCCACCCCCCGAGCGCGCCTTCCGGACCCTGCCCTCGGGTTCCGGCCCCGGCCAGGTCGCCGCCGGCCGCGCTCTGTGCTCGAGGCCACTCCCAGGTCCTGGGGGTGAGGCCAGCCATGTCTTAGAAAGTTACTGCTAG
- the LOC112067307 gene encoding echinoderm microtubule-associated protein-like 1: MAERGPAFCGLYDTSSLLQYCNGAAETLSLQQARVSSPLLLGGPPQRALPCLPDDNLSGTSGMEVDDRVSALEQRLQLQEDELAVLKAALADALRRLRACEEQGAALRARGTPKGRAPPRLGTTASVCQLLKGLPTRTPLNGSGPPRRVGGYATSPSSPKKEATTGRSARRYLSPERLASVRREDPRSRTTSSSSNCSAKKEG, encoded by the exons ATGGCGGAGCGCGGCCCGGCCTTCTGCGGCCTCTACGACACGTCCTCCCTGCTTCAATACTGCAACG GGGCCGCAGAAACTCTGTCCTTGCAGCAGGCTCGTGTGTCGAGCCCCTTG CTCCTGGGTGGCCCCCCGCAACGAGCGCTCCCTTGCCTTCCAGATGACAATTTGTCGGGCACGAGCGGGATGGAGGTGGACGACCGCGTGTCGGCGCTGGAGCAGCGGCTGCAGCTGCAGGAAGACGAGCTGGCGGTCCTAAAGGCCGCGCTGGCTGACGCGCTGCGTCGCCTGCGGGCATGCGAGGAGCAAGGCGCTGCTCTGCGCGCGCGGGGCACCCCCAAGGGCCGGGCGCCTCCGCGCCTAGGCACCACAGCCTCGG TGTGTCAGCTCTTGAAAGGCCTTCCCACCAGGACGCCCCTCAATGGCTCGGGACCCCCGCGGCGCGTGGGCGGCTATGCCACGTCCCCATCCTCCCCCAAAAAGGAGGCGACCACCGGGCGCAG TGCCCGCCGCTACTTGTCACCAGAGCGCCTCGCCTCAGTGCGCCGCGAGGACCCACGCAGCCGCACCACATCCTCTAGCAGCAATTGTAGCGCCAAAAAGGAAGGGTAG
- the SNRPD2 gene encoding small nuclear ribonucleoprotein Sm D2 — MSLLNKPKSEMTPEELQKREEEEFNTGPLSVLTQSVKNNTQVLINCRNNKKLLGRVKAFDRHCNMVLENVKEMWTEVPKSGKGKKKSKPVNKDRYISKMFLRGDSVIVVLRNPLIAGK, encoded by the exons AT GAGCCTCCTCAACAAGCCCAAGAGTGAGATGACCCCGGAGGAGCTGCAGaagcgggaggaggaggagtttaACACAGGGCCACTCTCCGTGCTCACCCAGTCGGTCAAGAACAACACCCAAGTGCTCATCAACTGCCGCAACAACAAGAAGCTCCTGGGCCGTGTGAAGGCCTTTGACAG GCACTGCAACATGGTGCTGGAGAACGTGAAGGAGATGTGGACCGAAGTCCCCAAGAGTGGCAAGGGCAAGAAGAAGTCCAAGCCCGTCAACAAGGACCGCTACATCTCAAAAATGTTCCTGCGCGGGGACTCGGTCATCGTGGTCCTGCGGAACCCGCTCATCGCCGGCAAGTAG